In a genomic window of Balaenoptera ricei isolate mBalRic1 chromosome 3, mBalRic1.hap2, whole genome shotgun sequence:
- the LOC132362973 gene encoding zinc finger protein 791-like isoform X3 has product MDPVAFEDVAVNFTLEEWALLGPSQKKLYRDVMRETLRNLASVGEKWEDHNTEDQYKNQGRNLRSHTLRRRCESEEGSQGGENISLIPILNLNKKNSTAVKPWECSVCGKVFMSRSSFNRHVRSHTAPKPSRYQEYGKKPYKCKVCGKAFSYLQPFQKHESNHGIEKSYKCKECGKSFRYRQSVRKHERTHTGEKPYQCKQCGKAFRYHQTFQTHERTHTGEKPYECKQCGKALSCPSSFRSHERTHTGEKPYECKKCSKAFSCPSSLRKHERTHTGEKPYDCKECGKAFISLGSFQRHMITHTGVGPYKCKECGKAFNCPSSYRIHERSHTGEKPYECKQCGRAFSCSSSFRTHERTHTGEKPYQCKECGKAFHWLTTFQVHVRTHTGEKPYICKQCGKALSCPTSFRRHERTHTAEKPYECKQCGKTFSSPLGLQIHERTHTGEKPYKCEKCGKAFVSLTSFRRHMMTHTGDGPYKCKECGKAFNCPSSFRIHERTHTGEKPYECKICGKAFSCSSYVQVHERTHTGEKPYECKECGKAFIYRTTFRGHMRMHTGEKPYKCKDCGKAFSRPSSYRSHERIHTGEKLLECKHCGRAFNWPTSLHKHVMRMHTG; this is encoded by the exons ATG GACCCAGTGGCCTTTGAGGATGTGGCTGTGAACTTTACCTTGGAGGAGTGGGCTCTGCTGGGGCCTTCACAGAAGAAACTATACAGAGATGTGATGCGGGAAACCTTGAGGAACCTGGCGTCAGTAG GGGAAAAATGGGAAGACCATAACACTGAAGATCAGTACAAAAACCAGGGAAGAAATCTGAG aaGTCATACATTACGGAGACGCTGTGAAAGTGAAGAAGGTAGTCAGGGTGGCGAAAACATCAGCCTTATTCCAATTCTTAATCTGAACAAGAAAAATTCTACTGCAGTAAAACCATGGGAGTGCAGTGTGTGTGGAAAAGTCTTCATGAGTCGTTCATCCTTTAATAGGCACGTTAGATCTCACACTGCACCCAAACCATCCAGGTATCAGGAATATGGAAAGAAGCCTTATAAATGTAAGgtatgtgggaaagccttcagttATCTCCAGCCTTTTCAAAAACATGAAAGTAATCATGGTATAGAGAAATCCtataaatgtaaggaatgtgggaaatccTTTAGATATCGCCAATCTGTTCGAAAACATGAACggactcacactggagagaaaccctatcaaTGTAAacaatgtgggaaagcctttcgATATCATCAAACCtttcaaacacatgaaagaactcatacaggggagaaaccctatgaatgtaagcaATGTGGTAAAGCCCTCAGTTGTCCAAGTTCCTTTCGAAGTCATGAAAGGACTCAtactggagaaaaaccctatgaatgtaaaaaGTGTAGTAAAGCCTTCAGTTGTCCCAGTTCTCTTCGAAAACATGAGAGAACTCACACGGGAGAGAAACCTTACGactgtaaggaatgtgggaaagcctttatttctcttGGAAGCTTTCAAAGACACATGATAACACATACTGGAGTTGGACCTtataaatgtaaggaatgtggaaaaGCATTCAATTGTCCCAGTTCATATAGAATACATGAAAGATctcacactggagaaaaaccctatgaatgtaaacaATGTGGTAGAGCCTTCAGTTGTTCCAGTTCCTTTCGAACACATGAAagaactcacactggagagaaaccttatcaatgtaaggaatgtggaaaagccttccaTTGGCTCACCACTTTTCAAGTCCATGTGAGAACTCACACTGGCGAAAAACCCTATATATGTAAGCAGTGTGGTAAAGCCCTCAGTTGTCCCACTTCATTTCGAAGACATGAACGGACTCACACTgcagagaaaccctatgaatgtaagcaatgtgggaaaaccttcagTTCTCCTCTAGGTttgcaaatacatgaaagaactcacactggagagaaaccctataaatgtGAGAAATGTGGGAAAGCATTTGTTTCTCTCACAAGCTTTCGAAGACACATGATGACACACACTGGAGATGGACCTtataaatgtaaggaatgtgggaaagcatTTAATTGTCCCAGTTCATTTCGAATACATGAAAGAacccacacaggagagaaaccctatgaatgtaaaatATGTGGTAAAGCCTTCAGTTGTTCCAGTTACGTTCAAGTACATGAAAGaactcatactggagagaaaccctatgaatgtaaggaatgtgggaaagccttcatttACCGCACAACCTTTCGAGGTCACATGAGAATGCACACTGGTGAGAAACCGTATAAATGTAAAgactgtgggaaagcctttagtcGACCCAGTTCATACAGAAGCCATGAaagaattcacactggagagaaacttCTTGAATGTAAGCATTGTGGGAGAGCCTTTAATTGGCCCACATCCTTACATAAACATGTCATGAGAATGCACACTGGATAA
- the LOC132362973 gene encoding zinc finger protein 791-like isoform X1, which produces MCCRGRGSLWEDAGGAQSREMDPVAFEDVAVNFTLEEWALLGPSQKKLYRDVMRETLRNLASVGEKWEDHNTEDQYKNQGRNLRSHTLRRRCESEEGSQGGENISLIPILNLNKKNSTAVKPWECSVCGKVFMSRSSFNRHVRSHTAPKPSRYQEYGKKPYKCKVCGKAFSYLQPFQKHESNHGIEKSYKCKECGKSFRYRQSVRKHERTHTGEKPYQCKQCGKAFRYHQTFQTHERTHTGEKPYECKQCGKALSCPSSFRSHERTHTGEKPYECKKCSKAFSCPSSLRKHERTHTGEKPYDCKECGKAFISLGSFQRHMITHTGVGPYKCKECGKAFNCPSSYRIHERSHTGEKPYECKQCGRAFSCSSSFRTHERTHTGEKPYQCKECGKAFHWLTTFQVHVRTHTGEKPYICKQCGKALSCPTSFRRHERTHTAEKPYECKQCGKTFSSPLGLQIHERTHTGEKPYKCEKCGKAFVSLTSFRRHMMTHTGDGPYKCKECGKAFNCPSSFRIHERTHTGEKPYECKICGKAFSCSSYVQVHERTHTGEKPYECKECGKAFIYRTTFRGHMRMHTGEKPYKCKDCGKAFSRPSSYRSHERIHTGEKLLECKHCGRAFNWPTSLHKHVMRMHTG; this is translated from the exons GACCCAGTGGCCTTTGAGGATGTGGCTGTGAACTTTACCTTGGAGGAGTGGGCTCTGCTGGGGCCTTCACAGAAGAAACTATACAGAGATGTGATGCGGGAAACCTTGAGGAACCTGGCGTCAGTAG GGGAAAAATGGGAAGACCATAACACTGAAGATCAGTACAAAAACCAGGGAAGAAATCTGAG aaGTCATACATTACGGAGACGCTGTGAAAGTGAAGAAGGTAGTCAGGGTGGCGAAAACATCAGCCTTATTCCAATTCTTAATCTGAACAAGAAAAATTCTACTGCAGTAAAACCATGGGAGTGCAGTGTGTGTGGAAAAGTCTTCATGAGTCGTTCATCCTTTAATAGGCACGTTAGATCTCACACTGCACCCAAACCATCCAGGTATCAGGAATATGGAAAGAAGCCTTATAAATGTAAGgtatgtgggaaagccttcagttATCTCCAGCCTTTTCAAAAACATGAAAGTAATCATGGTATAGAGAAATCCtataaatgtaaggaatgtgggaaatccTTTAGATATCGCCAATCTGTTCGAAAACATGAACggactcacactggagagaaaccctatcaaTGTAAacaatgtgggaaagcctttcgATATCATCAAACCtttcaaacacatgaaagaactcatacaggggagaaaccctatgaatgtaagcaATGTGGTAAAGCCCTCAGTTGTCCAAGTTCCTTTCGAAGTCATGAAAGGACTCAtactggagaaaaaccctatgaatgtaaaaaGTGTAGTAAAGCCTTCAGTTGTCCCAGTTCTCTTCGAAAACATGAGAGAACTCACACGGGAGAGAAACCTTACGactgtaaggaatgtgggaaagcctttatttctcttGGAAGCTTTCAAAGACACATGATAACACATACTGGAGTTGGACCTtataaatgtaaggaatgtggaaaaGCATTCAATTGTCCCAGTTCATATAGAATACATGAAAGATctcacactggagaaaaaccctatgaatgtaaacaATGTGGTAGAGCCTTCAGTTGTTCCAGTTCCTTTCGAACACATGAAagaactcacactggagagaaaccttatcaatgtaaggaatgtggaaaagccttccaTTGGCTCACCACTTTTCAAGTCCATGTGAGAACTCACACTGGCGAAAAACCCTATATATGTAAGCAGTGTGGTAAAGCCCTCAGTTGTCCCACTTCATTTCGAAGACATGAACGGACTCACACTgcagagaaaccctatgaatgtaagcaatgtgggaaaaccttcagTTCTCCTCTAGGTttgcaaatacatgaaagaactcacactggagagaaaccctataaatgtGAGAAATGTGGGAAAGCATTTGTTTCTCTCACAAGCTTTCGAAGACACATGATGACACACACTGGAGATGGACCTtataaatgtaaggaatgtgggaaagcatTTAATTGTCCCAGTTCATTTCGAATACATGAAAGAacccacacaggagagaaaccctatgaatgtaaaatATGTGGTAAAGCCTTCAGTTGTTCCAGTTACGTTCAAGTACATGAAAGaactcatactggagagaaaccctatgaatgtaaggaatgtgggaaagccttcatttACCGCACAACCTTTCGAGGTCACATGAGAATGCACACTGGTGAGAAACCGTATAAATGTAAAgactgtgggaaagcctttagtcGACCCAGTTCATACAGAAGCCATGAaagaattcacactggagagaaacttCTTGAATGTAAGCATTGTGGGAGAGCCTTTAATTGGCCCACATCCTTACATAAACATGTCATGAGAATGCACACTGGATAA
- the LOC132362973 gene encoding zinc finger protein 791-like isoform X2 produces the protein MCLRFQDPVAFEDVAVNFTLEEWALLGPSQKKLYRDVMRETLRNLASVGEKWEDHNTEDQYKNQGRNLRSHTLRRRCESEEGSQGGENISLIPILNLNKKNSTAVKPWECSVCGKVFMSRSSFNRHVRSHTAPKPSRYQEYGKKPYKCKVCGKAFSYLQPFQKHESNHGIEKSYKCKECGKSFRYRQSVRKHERTHTGEKPYQCKQCGKAFRYHQTFQTHERTHTGEKPYECKQCGKALSCPSSFRSHERTHTGEKPYECKKCSKAFSCPSSLRKHERTHTGEKPYDCKECGKAFISLGSFQRHMITHTGVGPYKCKECGKAFNCPSSYRIHERSHTGEKPYECKQCGRAFSCSSSFRTHERTHTGEKPYQCKECGKAFHWLTTFQVHVRTHTGEKPYICKQCGKALSCPTSFRRHERTHTAEKPYECKQCGKTFSSPLGLQIHERTHTGEKPYKCEKCGKAFVSLTSFRRHMMTHTGDGPYKCKECGKAFNCPSSFRIHERTHTGEKPYECKICGKAFSCSSYVQVHERTHTGEKPYECKECGKAFIYRTTFRGHMRMHTGEKPYKCKDCGKAFSRPSSYRSHERIHTGEKLLECKHCGRAFNWPTSLHKHVMRMHTG, from the exons GACCCAGTGGCCTTTGAGGATGTGGCTGTGAACTTTACCTTGGAGGAGTGGGCTCTGCTGGGGCCTTCACAGAAGAAACTATACAGAGATGTGATGCGGGAAACCTTGAGGAACCTGGCGTCAGTAG GGGAAAAATGGGAAGACCATAACACTGAAGATCAGTACAAAAACCAGGGAAGAAATCTGAG aaGTCATACATTACGGAGACGCTGTGAAAGTGAAGAAGGTAGTCAGGGTGGCGAAAACATCAGCCTTATTCCAATTCTTAATCTGAACAAGAAAAATTCTACTGCAGTAAAACCATGGGAGTGCAGTGTGTGTGGAAAAGTCTTCATGAGTCGTTCATCCTTTAATAGGCACGTTAGATCTCACACTGCACCCAAACCATCCAGGTATCAGGAATATGGAAAGAAGCCTTATAAATGTAAGgtatgtgggaaagccttcagttATCTCCAGCCTTTTCAAAAACATGAAAGTAATCATGGTATAGAGAAATCCtataaatgtaaggaatgtgggaaatccTTTAGATATCGCCAATCTGTTCGAAAACATGAACggactcacactggagagaaaccctatcaaTGTAAacaatgtgggaaagcctttcgATATCATCAAACCtttcaaacacatgaaagaactcatacaggggagaaaccctatgaatgtaagcaATGTGGTAAAGCCCTCAGTTGTCCAAGTTCCTTTCGAAGTCATGAAAGGACTCAtactggagaaaaaccctatgaatgtaaaaaGTGTAGTAAAGCCTTCAGTTGTCCCAGTTCTCTTCGAAAACATGAGAGAACTCACACGGGAGAGAAACCTTACGactgtaaggaatgtgggaaagcctttatttctcttGGAAGCTTTCAAAGACACATGATAACACATACTGGAGTTGGACCTtataaatgtaaggaatgtggaaaaGCATTCAATTGTCCCAGTTCATATAGAATACATGAAAGATctcacactggagaaaaaccctatgaatgtaaacaATGTGGTAGAGCCTTCAGTTGTTCCAGTTCCTTTCGAACACATGAAagaactcacactggagagaaaccttatcaatgtaaggaatgtggaaaagccttccaTTGGCTCACCACTTTTCAAGTCCATGTGAGAACTCACACTGGCGAAAAACCCTATATATGTAAGCAGTGTGGTAAAGCCCTCAGTTGTCCCACTTCATTTCGAAGACATGAACGGACTCACACTgcagagaaaccctatgaatgtaagcaatgtgggaaaaccttcagTTCTCCTCTAGGTttgcaaatacatgaaagaactcacactggagagaaaccctataaatgtGAGAAATGTGGGAAAGCATTTGTTTCTCTCACAAGCTTTCGAAGACACATGATGACACACACTGGAGATGGACCTtataaatgtaaggaatgtgggaaagcatTTAATTGTCCCAGTTCATTTCGAATACATGAAAGAacccacacaggagagaaaccctatgaatgtaaaatATGTGGTAAAGCCTTCAGTTGTTCCAGTTACGTTCAAGTACATGAAAGaactcatactggagagaaaccctatgaatgtaaggaatgtgggaaagccttcatttACCGCACAACCTTTCGAGGTCACATGAGAATGCACACTGGTGAGAAACCGTATAAATGTAAAgactgtgggaaagcctttagtcGACCCAGTTCATACAGAAGCCATGAaagaattcacactggagagaaacttCTTGAATGTAAGCATTGTGGGAGAGCCTTTAATTGGCCCACATCCTTACATAAACATGTCATGAGAATGCACACTGGATAA